A stretch of DNA from Pan troglodytes isolate AG18354 chromosome 21, NHGRI_mPanTro3-v2.0_pri, whole genome shotgun sequence:
GGAggctcactgctgaaaaaggcaTCATCAGATCTACCAAGCACCGCCCTTGGAGACCTGCAGAGTTACCCggctaaatttaaatttcagataaacaatgactAATTTGGGCATACTTCTGTGAAAAAAGTATTCATTGTTAACCTGAAATTCAAATGAGGCTGGGTGTCCTGTATTTATTTCCTCTGGCAACCCTACCCCAAGTGCCATctctcacatcctcaccagcagaTTGACAAAACTGGGGCAAGAAAACCCCAGGGAGAAGAGTCTCTGCCTGCTAGGGCACCTGCACATCCAAAACAGAGGGCCCAAAcccaacttcctttttttttttttggagaaacagtctcactctgttacccaggctggagtgcagtgggcgcaatctcggctcaccacaacctccacctcccgggttcaagtgattctcgtgcctcagcttcctgcgtagctgggactacaggcacctagtaccatgcccggctaatttttgtattattattatttttttttttttgagacagtcttgctctgtcgcccaggctggagtgcagtggcgcaatctgggcccactacaacctccacctcccagattcaaacaattctgcctcagcctcccgagtagctaggactacaggcgcccaccaccatgcccggctaatttttgtatttttagtagagacaaggtttcaccattttggccaggctggtctcaaactgctgacctcaagtgatccacccgcctcagcctcccaaagtgctgggattacaggcgtgagccactgcacctggccaatttttgtattattagtagagacagggttttgccatgtttgccaggctggtctcaaacttctgacctcaggtgatccacccaccttgacctccaaaCCCCATTTTCTATCCCCTCCTGAAGTGCCCTAAAGAAGGAAGCTTGAATGCCCCTGGGGATAAGAGGCTTATTACCAGAGGGACACTCCCAGATCCTCCCAGCACACCTGTAGACACCTCCTGCACACCCTCGGCGGCCCGGTGACAGCCATCCACAAGCTGGCGGGTCCAGGCAGCCAGCTCCTGCGGTGACTCCACGCTGAACAGGTGAGTGTCCACACCGTGACGCGTGCCCGTGCGCAGGGCAAAAGAGAGCTCTGCATCGTAGAGCACTGAGCCCTTGGAGGGGCCTGAGTGCACCAGTCTGGGGGTTGGGGGCAGAGGGCTGAGCATGAGGCCTCGGGCCGGAGGCAAATAGTTCTGGGCAAAGGGGCCAGTGACCTGGGAAGAAACCCTGTAAATCCTTTACCACCTAACAGGACAGGACTTTCCAGGGGGCACTGATTGACTCAGCAGGAGACATCTCCTGCCACCCTCCCCATCACTCCCTTGGCTCTGGCTATACTGGTGTCGTCACACACACCTAGCACATGCCTGCCTCAGCACCTTTGCatatgctcttccctctgcctataCATGCTTCCCTGATTATCTGCACGGctcactccctcacttccttcagatgttagtttaaatgtcacctcctctgagaagccttccctgacctcccagTCCAAAATAGCACCCTTGTCACTCACTAGCCTTACTTTTTAATCATGGTACCagaaattatactttttattatttgttttcgtTGGTTTTTGACTGTCTTTTTCACTAGAATGTCAACTAGGTTAGAAATTTTGATCTTGTGTTCACCACTGTATTCCCAGTAACTAAAACCATGCCTGaccacagtaggtgctcagtaaacttTTGTTGCCTAACTTGAATCACTTGATTAGGCAGACAGTCCAGGACCTAGTTATCCCTAGTAGCCAGCAGGCTCCTGACACATGGGCCAGAGCCAGCCTGAGGTAAGGAGACATGGGGGACAAGGACTTCAGACCCCTGCAGCTTGACTCTcacttgctgtgtggccttggtaAGCCAACTGCCCCTCTCTGGGGCAGAGAGTTCTGCCCCATATCCCTCTTTGTTCCTCCCTCCACCCACTCTTTCTCCTATAGCTCAGTTCCCCCCGCCACAGACTGCTGCTGACACCAGCCTTCGACTTTCCAGCCCTGAGCTGCAGACCCTCGAGTCCCCAAGCTTCCTATCCAAGCTCCCTCTCCATCCCACACACACTCTGGACTTAACTCAGCATCTTGCTCCAGCCTCCTCcctttccacccccacccccagtcccaCGCTCACCCAGACACAAGCTCCAAACCTCCTGTTCATTCCGGACCCCTCCTTCACCCGCCCCATCTGGCAAGCACGGAGCCCTGTTAATTTTACACCCATGTGGTTTCCAATGCCAATGCTGCCTTTCTTCCCCATCTGCTCctgccacccacctccacctcccccagccaccatcatctctcctgCATGACTGCAGCACCTCCCCACTTCCATCCTGCACTCTCCACTGCATTCTCCACGTGGCAGCCACAGGGATTCTCTTAAAGCAACCAGAGCACCTCGCTCCCCAGCTTAAACCCTTCAACACTACCAAACTCTTAAGCTAAAGCTAACATTCCTTAATCAGGCAATAGAAGCTCTTCAAGATCAGGCCCTGCCAACTCCCTTCTCTCCATTTCCTGCATGAATTCTGGTTATCACAAACTCATAGCTCCATGAACATGCTATAGCCCTTCATGCCTCTGTACTTTTGACCATGATGTTCTCTCTGCATGGGATGCTCTTTCACCCTTTCTTAAACAGAAAACTTCTACTCATCCATCAAAgtccagctcaaatgtcacctcctccctGAAGCCTTCCTCTACTACCCCAACAGAGTTAAGTGGCTCCTACAAACCCTGCACTGTAATGGCTGTTCCTGGGTCTGTCTCCCCAGCCAGACAAGGTTCTCTCTGGAGGCAGAAACTGTTGGGGTCAGCTCTGTGCCCTCTGAACCATGCAGCACAAGGCATAAGTGTCAGCGAATGAGTGGCTAATGGGGACCTTATATCCTTTAGTTCCAagcacccattttacagatgaggaaactgaggcccatacAGGGCAGAGACTTGCTTCAGGTCACCTGGGGAATAGCTGAGGGTGGACAGGGTTGGAGTTCCCAGCTTCTGGGGCCCTGCTGGAGCATCTCCTGGCAAGTTCTGGGGGAGACATACTGCCCCTGCCCGTGGGTACCTGGTGGCGATGAGTGGGGCAGTACGGGCTGGCCGGCTCAGGGCCTCGCGGGTCTCGGGGAGAGACAAGTAGAGGAGCAGTTCCTTTTCAGTTAGCAGGGCCAGGGTGGGGGCTGTGCCCCCACTGGGCAGCTGCAGAGAACAAAACAGCAGTGAGGATGGGTGGGGGAAGAGAGGGCagagggccagggcagggtgagGTGGCCAGGGGCACTGGGAACAGGGCCAGCTCCAAAGGAGcggaagagagggagggatagGTCCCAGGCCCAGCAGGTACCTGCTCAGTTAGCCAGCCAATCTGCTTGATGTCCTGGCTCCCAGCTGTGCTGGTGGCTGCCAACAGTGCCTGCAGCTCATCCTTGACCCGCGGCGTCAGAGCGTTGACCTGGGCTTGGATGGCAGTCGCCCACGACCTCGCACTAGCCTCATCCTTGGCCCTCAGGAAGAGGGTGTCTTGACCATCTGCCGAGCAGATCTCCAGATACCTGCAGGCACAAATGGGTGGAGACAAGGACCTGACCATTAGGCTGCAGCTGCCCAACCCTGGCCCAAGAAACCCCACCCACCACCAAACCAGGAGAAACCAGGGGGATGTCCGTGAGAGAATCAGGAGCAACCCTCACTGCTGGGCTCCAGCCACAGTTGCTGGGGCCTCATGGGGCATAGGAACAAGCGAGTGTGACATACATACACGTGTTCATatattttgtggggtttttgttgttgtttttgaaacggagcctcgctctgtcacccaggctgcactgcaatggcccaacctccgcctcccaggttcaagtgattctcctgcctcagcctcccaagtagctgggattacaggcacacgccaccacacccagataatttttgtatttttaatagagatggggtttcaccatgttggccaggatggtctcgatctcctgaccccgtgatccgcctgcctcagcctcccaaagtgctgggattacaggcatgagccaccatgcctggccttatttttttatttttagtagagatggggtttcaccatgttggccaggctagtctcgaactcctgacctcaaatgatcaccCCGCCTtcgccctccaaagtgctgggatcacaggcatgagccaccgtgcccagcctacactTATGcagatacacacaaatatacacacacactcaaacatgCATGATGGTGTGATAGGGCCTAAAttattgctgtgtggctattccTAATCTTGCCCCTTTCTCCTGGTTTCTAAGGAACATCCTCTTCTGGGCCAGCTCCCAGGTTCTCCTTGTTGCACAGAACCAAACTAATTCACTAATAagagcagggaaaaaaaaaaaaaaaaaactaagctgggcatggtggctcacgcctgtaatcccagaacttcgggagactgagccaggacgatggcttgagcccaggagttcgagaccagcctggacaacaaagtgagacactcatctctaaaaaagaaaaaaaaaatttttttttaattagccaggcatggtgacacgtgcctatagtcccagctacttagaggctgaggcaggagaaccacttgagcccaggagtttgaggctgcagtaagctataagggtgccagtgcactccagcctagatgacagcacaagacctcatcttaaaaaaacagaaaaacagacagggtgtgatggctcacgcctgtaatcccagcactttgggaagccaaagcgggtggatcacctgaggtagggagttcaagaccagcctgatcaacatggagaaaacccatctctactaaaaatacaaaattagctgggtgtggtggcacatgcctgtaatcccagctactagggaggctgaggcaggagaatcgcttgaacccagaaagtggaggttgtagtgagccgagatcgtgccattgcactccagcctgggcaacaaaagcgaaactccgtctcaaaaaaaacaaaacaaaaaacaaaaaaggccgggcgcggtggctcacgcctgtaatcctagcactttgggaggccgagacgggcggatcacgaggtcaggagatcgagaccatcttggctaacacggtgaaaccccgtttctactaaaaatacaaaaaattagccgggcgtgttggcgggcgcctgtagtcccagctacttgggaggctgaggcaggagaatggcgtgaacccggaaggcggagcttgcagtgagccgagatcgcgccactgcactccaacctgggagacacagcgagactccgtctcaaaaaaaaaaaaaaaaaaaaacagaaaaacaaaacagcaacaaaactaaagaggcttgaggccaggcatggtggctcacacctgtaatcccagcactttgggaagctgagccgggcagatcacttgaggccaggagttcaaaaccaacctagccaacagggcaaaaccccatctcctctaaaaacacaaaaaattagccagacgtcatggcgggcacctgtggtcccagctacttgggaggctgaggcaccagaatcacttgaacctgggaggcagaggttgcagtgagctgagatcgcaccactgcactccagcctgggtgacagagcgagatcccccatctcaaaaagaaataataaattattgttttctaAACCACTAAATTTTAGGGATGGTTTGTGATACAGCAACAGATAGCCAAAATACTAGCAGAAAAGACTCTTTGGCTTTTGTCttatttctgcctggaatatgAACACAATTCTTGGGATGCAGCCACCATCCTGCCTCCACGAAGAAGAAAACCACCCATAATTAAAATGGTAGAGCAGGAAGCTAGAAGCCTAGTTCCTTGATGGCATCCTTGAGCATCTACAGCAGCCTGAATAGCTGACCCCTGGACTTCTTTTTAAACATGTGGGAAAATTAACCCCTTTTATTTAAGTCATTGCTTGTTGGAGTTTCTGTACTTGCAGCCCAGTGCAGTCCTAACACTGAGTAAAAGTTTGAAGcagttttcattatattttggTTGCCAGGCTGTATCCCTATGACTGGGATACTGCACTGACAGTGGGCCATATGGAACCCCAGTTATATTCAGGTTACCTATGTAGGTACTCAGGCATGTACATgttaaaacacacatgcacacacatatgtgcatacacatacaaataacatataaacaaACACATGTACAAATCTATACTCATATACATGCAAATGctctcatatatacatacaagcACTTGCATTTACATGTCATCTACACGTGCGCACACTTAGAAACATATACACACGTTTCAGGTAATGTCTGGGATCAGGCTGGGAATCTAAGGTTCTATGAGTCTCTAGAAGGACTAATACTGCTTCACCTTCACACTCAGAGAAGGCCCTtccgggccgggcatggtggctcacccctgtaatcccagcactttgggagcccaaggtgggtggatcttgaggtcaggagtttgagatcagcctggccaatgtggtgaaaccctgtctctagtaaaaatacagccgggcgcggtggctcatgcctgtaatcctagcactttgggaggccgaggcaggcagaatgcctgagctcaagagttcaagaccagcctgggcaacatggtgaacccccatctctgctaaaatacaaaaaaaaaaaaattagtcaggcatggcggcgtgcacctgtagtcccagctactcaggaggctgaggcaggagaattgcctgaacctaggaggcggaggttgcagtgagctgagatcgtaccactgcactccatccagcctggcaacagagaagactctgtcgcaaaaatatatatatatacaaaaattagtctattaaaaatacaggcgatggctcatgcctgtaatcctagcacttcaggaggccgaggtgggcagatcacctgaggtcaggagttccaaaccagcctgaccaacatggtgaaaccccatctctaataaaaatacaaaattagctgggcatgttggcaggtgcctgtaatcccagctactcagaagtctgaggcaggagaatcgcttgaacccgggagaaggggaccgcagtgagccaagattacaccactgcactccagcctgggcaacagagcgatactccatctcaaaaacaaaaacaaaggctcTTTTTTAGAGCATCAGCAAGTGACCTGTGAATCACCAGTTCTTGCCTCATGGGGGCAGGCAAGAGGTGTGGCATCGAGTGAGACCAAGAGATTTGGATGCTGGACGTTAACCAGCCCTCCCAGCCAATGTTGGGCATTTGCTTGGCATTGAACCTAGGCTGTCACTAGGACCCACAGCCCAAGCTTGTAATGCATATACCAGTTAAGCATCACCTCCAACAATGCATATCCCACTTGACCAAATATGCTCCATTTAGCCACCACCATCACTCAGGCATCTTGCACCTTCCAAAGCAGAAAGGACTACCAGGATTGAGGCAAGTGCCACCCTTTCTGGTTGTGTGATCTCAAGTAGGTTACTTCCCCTCtctgtcctcatctataaaatggaggtgaGCCGGgaacgatggctcatgcctgtaatctcagcactttgggaggccgaggcaggcaaatcacctgaggtcagcagtgcgaaaccagcgtggccaacatggtggaaccccatctctacaaaaaatacaaaagttaggcagggcacagtagctcacacctataatcccagcactttgggaggctgaggcgggggaatcacctgaggtcaggagttcgtgaccagcctgaccaacatggagaaccccgtctctactaaaaatacaaataattagccaggcgtggtggcaggcgcccgtaatcccagctacttgggaggctgagggaggagaattgcttgaacctggaaggcagaggtttcagtgagccaagatcatgccattgcactccaacttgggcaacagagtgagactctgtcaaaaaaaaaaaaaaaaaaagtccgccaggtgtggtggtgggcgcctgtagtcccagctacttaggaggctaaggcaggagaatcacctgaacccaggaggcagaaattgcagtgagccaagatctttgcaccactgcactccagcctgggcgacagagcaaaactctggctcaaaaataataataaaataaaataaaatggaggtGAAATAATAGGACTTTGCCCATTGGGCCTCTGTGAGAGCTAAATAATATTGCACAGGGAAAGCACTCAACACAGTGCTGGGTACACAgtaaacactcagtaaatgttaggtGGTATCAGTATTATCAATGAACTGTTAAAGGCTGCTCAGATGTGAAGGATGTAACCTTCCATGGCCCTGATAAAAAGGTTACCAGACATCTCAGAGCTCCAGCAGAGTGGGAAGAGACGAGAGGATCAGTGAGTCCAACAACCTCATCTCACAATGGAGAATCTAAAGGTCAGTGAGGAAAAGGGCCTAGTTCAAAGAGGACCAGGACTGGAACGCAGGGTTCTTCCCCAGACCAAGTTCATCCCCAGATGTGAGCTGCCCAGAGGAAGAAGTGAGAAGCAAAGCACACCATCATCTCCATGGCTTCACTCAGGCTTCCAGTCAATCTATtttttaagcacctactatgtcctGGCATTGTGCTGGTCATTCGTACAACACAGAGGTGTCTTTCCGTTGGTCCCACCACCTGACGCCAGGGCATCTGTCCATCTGAGttgcccccaaccccagccttACCTGGGCTCTGGGTCATTGGGGGTGCACCTCTTCGAGACATATGCCATCTTCAAGGACACGTGTTTGGCCTCGCTGAGGTTCCGGGGTGTGGGGCCAGGGGAGGAAGGCTGCCGCTGAAGGGGTGAGGCAGGAGGTGAGTCCCAGCCGACCGAGGTCCCACCAGTAGAGTTCTTGAAATACGGTGAGACGTCCTTCATATACTTGACTGATTGGGAGAGACATCAGCAGTCACCACTGTGACATGGGCTCCCAGCACATATCACAATTGTCactaatttattaagagtttaaTTTACGTGTCACTATTAGACCCTTAGTAAGCAAGAGTCCAGTAGTGATATTAACAAATTCTTCTAAGTTAAAGTCTCTGACAGGGCAGTGGAGCAGAAAATACTGTATCCCTTCTCTCTATCCCTATATAGAGATAGGGCCCGCCTATATCCCTTCTCTCATTTTCCCCATGGTTAATAGACATACAGCCACCTGGAAGAAAGACtctatttcccagcctcctttgcagtgaggtgtggccatgtgacttttttttttttttttgagacagtttctctctgtcacccagactagagtgccatggtgtgatcacagctcgctacagcctcaatctcccagatcaatcaatcctcccacctcagctccccaagtagctgggtctacaggtacgcactaccacacccagctattaattttttgtagagatggggtcacgCCAtgttgctggtcttgaactcctagacagTGTATACAAGAAGGTGGTTACAAGACTTTCccaggctgggcatgttggctcatgcctgtaatcctagcactttgggaggccaaggcgggcagatcatttgaggtcaaaagtttgaaaccagcctgaccaacatggtgaaaccccgtctctactgaaaatacaaaagctagccgggcgtggtggctcgcacctgtaatcccagcaactggggaggctgaggcaggagaatcacttgaacccgggaggaggaggttgcagtgagccaagattgtgccactgtactccagcctgggtgacagaacaagattctgtctcaaaaaaaaaaaaaaaaaaaaaaaaaaaagactcccaggctgggcatggtggctcacgcctgtaattccagcactttgggaggccaaggcagtgtggatcacttgatgtcaggagttcaagaccaccctggccaacaaggtgaaaccctgtctctactaataatacaaaagttagctgggcagggtggtgcatgcctgtaatcccagctactcgagaggctgaggcatgagaatcacttgaacatgggaagcaaaggttgcaatgagccaagattgcgcactccagcctggatgatgaagtgggactgcctcaaaaaaaaaaaatgatgactttcccaagaccttgtctctcttCTCCCAACGAGGATATACCCTCTGTGGGTGCCTGATGCCTGCTAGCCCGTGGGCAGCCTCTCTTCCTCTGCTCTCAACCACACCTGCTCCCAGGGCCATCTGGCTTGCTAGCTATCTGACGTCTGCAGTCAAAGCCCAGCCAACGTGCCCTGTGAGTGGACAGCCCAGGAAGGAGTTAGGAAGTAATTCTTAGCCCACCTCCCTGGAAGAACCAGATAAGAAGCTATTTCTGTCGCAGGAGATGCCTCTGAGGCTCAGATAGGATTCAAAGCAAATGGAGGCAAATAAGAGGGAGTTACAAACCCTATTGGGGTTGGGATAGAAGCAATGTTGAAAGAAACCAGGGTCAGGTTTTTTTGGGAGAAGCAAGCCTGGGTCTGACTTTTGGGGACTAGGACTCAAATGACTTATCATCACTGTAGCAACGACTTACCCCAGGACTGACTATTGGATTATGTCTCAAAGGGCAGCAGAAGTGGGACATATCACAGCCTACTTGACAGCCAAAAACCATCTCCCCTCTTTTTCCTTTGCTAAGAGAACCCTGAGCCCTAGAGGCTCAGCTTCTCCCCAGCTTAGAGGGAGAATCTTGATTGGTCAAATCAAATCATGATCATTCCATCCTTTTTGCTTGATTGGTTTAGAAAGGGGCAAATGAtacagttctggccaatgagatgtgagggaaaaaaaactgccttccttttttcctcctttagcCTTTCAAAGTTGCTGGGAGGGAGCTT
This window harbors:
- the SNTA1 gene encoding alpha-1-syntrophin isoform X2, producing MASGRRAPRTGLLELRAGAGSGAGGERWQRVLLSLAEDVLTVSPADGDPGPEPGAPREQEPAQLNGAAEPGAGPPQLPEALLLQRRRVTVRKADAGGLGISIKGGRENKMPILISKIFKGLAADQTEALFVGDAILSVNGEDLSSATHDEAVQVLKKTGKEVVLEVKYMKDVSPYFKNSTGGTSVGWDSPPASPLQRQPSSPGPTPRNLSEAKHVSLKMAYVSKRCTPNDPEPRYLEICSADGQDTLFLRAKDEASARSWATAIQAQVNALTPRVKDELQALLAATSTAGSQDIKQIGWLTEQLPSGGTAPTLALLTEKELLLYLSLPETREALSRPARTAPLIATRLVHSGPSKGSVLYDAELSFALRTGTRHGVDTHLFSVESPQELAAWTRQLVDGCHRAAEGVQEVSTGVLGGSGSVPLPARGMGVPAACLCTSTRASHCGRLSQVQPELCSCDSPSRSCRCLQMTVPVSFSWILEVLKARSSWTCTRVPKP
- the SNTA1 gene encoding alpha-1-syntrophin isoform X3, whose amino-acid sequence is MASGRRAPRTGLLELRAGAGSGAGGERWQRVLLSLAEDVLTVSPADGDPGPEPGAPREQEPAQLNGAAEPGAGPPQLPEALLLQRRRVTVRKADAGGLGISIKGGRENKMPILISKIFKGLAADQTEALFVGDAILSVNGEDLSSATHDEAVQVLKKTGKEVVLEVKYMKDVSPYFKNSTGGTSVGWDSPPASPLQRQPSSPGPTPRNLSEAKHVSLKMAYVSKRCTPNDPEPRYLEICSADGQDTLFLRAKDEASARSWATAIQAQVNALTPRVKDELQALLAATSTAGSQDIKQIGWLTEQLPSGGTAPTLALLTEKELLLYLSLPETREALSRPARTAPLIATRLVHSGPSKGSVLYDAELSFALRTGTRHGVDTHLFSVESPQELAAWTRQLVDGCHRAAEGVQEVSTGVLGGSGSVPLPARGMGVPAACLCTSTRASHCGRLSQVQPELCSCDSPSRSCRCLQMTVPVSFSWILEVLKARSWTCTRVPKP